A segment of the Solanum lycopersicum chromosome 9, SLM_r2.1 genome:
AAGTATTTTGAGACGAAGAAAGTAACAATACGTGAAGGTAAACAACAAATGATTGgacatgactttttttttttttatgaaaaaaattagttttaggAAGtacaattttcttctttattgttTTCCAAGTAGGAAGTCATTTAggttattttctctttttatttatttttttggatgaaacttTGCTTTTATTCACAATGGCCCAGTTGTCAAAATCTAGTGAGTCTAGTCCAAATAATAAGTGTAAAAAGACAGCATATTATTATAGTTGACATATTTATCCATTTATGTCTATAGTCCTACTAGTGCATTAATATTTTTGTCTAAATTTCACCTCAAAATTTATGTGGGTCATTATAGTGCTTATCTAATACAATAGTTGTAATAGTTTTTAAAAGAACTTTCAACCACTTCATATAAAGGGCATATTATTATCACTACTTAAAAAATGACACTTTTCAATTCGTTGgtaaattatattgtattacagataaaatgataaagaaagtAGTTAGATAAAGAAAGTGATTAGATAACATATTTTGAATAccattaaaataacaatatgaTGTACTCcagtgattttaattttttttttttaagaaaaagaacaCGCAAACTTAAAATGTTTGTGTCTTCACATTTTGCTAGTagtagttctttttttttctttttctttttcttttattttagaaaagcaGGTTCACTTCTTCACCTGGACACCCTTTGTGAAATGTCTCCCCCTTTCTTCAAAGTGAGAGTTTTCGACACAAATTCAAATCAATCAGAcctcaaaaacaaaattaaatatcaaaataccgaatgaaaaaaaaaacactaaagtTTGAGAACCATAGAATtagcttattattattatttgcatTTAAGTGAGGTAAAGGGTCCAAGGAAAAAGATATAGCTAGCGTTTGGTCatagatattcaaatatttttggcaaatattatttggatgaaaatttgggtgaaattttaccatgtgtttgaccatagaatttgagaaacatatttcattttttaagaaatatgatttatacccataagtttttaaaactatcaaactaaCCATAAATTTGCATTACATAGCACAATAGAAATCTCATGTAACAAGATTTATGACTTCCGcaacaaatcaacaagaatcattaCAGTAAATATTCGTATAacgaaaaggtcttggtacaaatcatgataatgaaaatacaactaatataaattcagggaaaaaaagagaagaaaacaaaaggaaataaatattgcaatcaCTGAAGAACATATGTTTTCTCATCTGAAAGAGTTCAacctattctttaatataatcttccCACATTTTATGAACAATCTCTTCTTGATGAGCTTATATTTTCGAATCAGACGATCGAGAAGATGAAGCGATGTTGTTACCCTGAGCCAGTAGTTCGTCactttcatcaacaaccatatcatcattttcattttcattgaatatttcatcactactttggtgttcacgtaaaaaattatgcaatacaGCGCAAGCAATTACTATTTTCACTTGCATGTCACATTCATAGTTGTTCATGCCTTGTCTTAGTATTCTTAATCTACTTTTCCATGCACCAAAAATTCTTTCAATTACATTGCGCAGAGAAGTATGTTTATAGTTAAATAGCTCTTTTCCATTCTTAGGCTCTCTTTCACTTCCTCGGTAGTCCTGCAAATGATAGCGCATTCCAATGAATGGAGCTAAAAATCCTCTTATGTTCCGTAGACCAGCATCAACAACGTAATATTTatctaccaaaataaaataaatgcaattcatgttttatttagtagCTAGTTCATTAAGACTAACTGTAATAAAGGAATGTATGAAATCAAAAGAATACATGTAGAAGGGAGCTAATTGAATTGGTTGGTGtcaataaatacattatttttgtaaaataaaaagttaagggtaaaaattgaatttctaaaactttccaaataatgaaatttggcccaaatactagttttttctagtatttgggaatttggaaaattttccaaataataaaaaagtgtatggacaaacaaaatttgccaagtttttcccaaattttacttgcaaaatttatggccaaacgggcccaTAGTATTAGTATTCTTTACTCTTCCTTTATATGCCATGGATCCTCACTGATTGTTAAAACACTTCCCTTATCCTCTTTATTTATGAACTTCATAACGAGTATACAACATACACATTGTAATTTTAGGAGCGgagttttaaaaaagtaaaacataTCCAAGCATAGTAACAGAAAAACATGACggcaaaataataaaaatacatattaaatagAATAACAGATAGTAATATTTGATTACCTACCAATCTTTTAGGCTCTAGCCTAATCTTTGATATATCTACTTTCTATATAgggatatataatttataatatcatCTAATATAAAACACTATAAGATTAGTTCATTAAAAACGATAATACAATAATCATGAATAAGTTTGTGGCACGTGAGCCAAAAGAATAGACTAGTTATGCAtggaatatttatattatatcaatGATAGAGTTgcaatacaatataaaaattctCTAAATATATTAGCCTAAATAACAATAtagtaattaactaaattataaagaaaagaaattgaaaatgatTTGAGCTGAACACATGAGTTTATGAGTTATATACTAGTTCATTTTGAACCCATCACTAATTTGAtgattctaaaattattttaatccgtctaaatttaattttatcgatTATTTAACTTTATTGGAGCAGAACTCAATGCACTCGAACAactaattatctttttttaatgtgTAACTTATGTATAGTATTAAATCATATGTGATAACATAATCAGTTAAACTCTACTTGACAAGTAACAAcgataaaattaaattgtatgCATATTATGAATAGGAAGCAATTGATTGGTATATCGCGCAATATCAATGCAATTCCATGAAAACACTCCtaacaaaaaagataaatagacaACGTAGCTAGACTGCATTGGAAATAGTGAGAAATAACACACTACAATCAGGAGTGTGGTAAACTAGATTTTCGCAGTTTCATTTGTCTGATAGACTAATTTATGCAGATTTGGTAGTAGGGGCGACTCAATAGAATGAATgctccaaaaatcaaaatttagaaaagaaacacttatttatttaatttttacaaattacatttctttgtaatattttataagaagaatgaataaacttatataaattattgtacGTTACATAACAacacatatatttatatctCTTATATTGATCatcgttttgaaattttcaataaaacCAATTGTTCcataaactatttaaaattactctagaagtttttaaaaataaatataagactTTCACTTCATTAAATATTCCAATTAGACTATCAttctttttttacatatatagtatttcatattactttaatttacaATTATAGTGATGTTTACATAAgataatactttttaaaatttgactatTCGATAATCTAATCAAAAGCTTGAAATGTTTCTCAAAGAATTAAAGGCATCTTACCAAGCCAACAACAAATATGATAGAttcaaattaaagtaaattagtcaaattaagaaataaaaagtaacTGTGAATATAATTGTCTGCTATTTTATAATcacatcaataataaaatttcaaaaacatatatatcatcAAGGGAAAAACTGTAAGCAAGCTGATACAAATTAGATTACGGTATTTCTTTCACTTCATCTTTTTCTTTGTGATTTCATGAGGTGCAAAAAATCAGAAATGGATTTCTGTGTTATTAATATcaaaatgtgtttttttctaTCTTCTAAAACTTTTCTAATAAGAAGTGAAAGTGAATATCCAAACAGCAACTACACCACTTTATCATTTACAAAGCACCAACCAACAACTACAATGGAACAACCTCAGGTACGACCGGTGGTGATCCGTTATCTTCTACAGTCTTATTTTCGGGGTTAACTTTGGTTTCTTTGTTCTCTTCTTCGAATCCTTGCTTGAATATATCATAGTTTGTGGGCTCGTGGCTCTTGAATGGGCGTTCACCCAATACTCGAACCAAATCTTCTTGATGAAGAACCTCTTTCTCAAGTAGTAACTCTGCAATCTGTGCTACATGTTCTTTATGCTTCTCTATAAGTTGCACAGTGCGGTCATATGCCTTGGACACCCATTCTCTTACTTCAGTATCGATAATTGCTGCTGTCTTGCTACTGTAAGGCTTTGACATCTCAAATCCATCGTCTCTTTgtggaaaagaaagaagaccAACCTTGTCACTGAAACCATAAACTGCTACTTGGGCATATGTCATTTTGGTGACTTTCTCCAAATCATTTTGGGCACCAGTCGAGATCTTCCCTATCAAAACCTAGTCAACAAATGAAAACCAAATGAATGCACTTCAGGTATcttattcacaaaaaaaaaaaaaaaaaaggtaagaaaagCCAAGCTGCTACGATGGTAGAAAAGTGATGCTGCAGATTAgcatttaaaaaacaaaattcttCATGCGCACTAGGGTACTAaaaggcataatgcataaacatgatcCTTAACTTGGCATCAGTTGTCATTGACAACTATGACCTTTTTAACTTTGGGTGTGCcccaagtagacacttaaattggTATAAAATTGAGCAAAAGGACACAATCGTCCTACATGATACCTTACTTGACAATTttgtgtcctacgtgtattgtgccatgtaggacacttgtgtctacttgttcaattttatacaagtttaagtgtctacttgtgcacattcAAAGTTGGAGGGCATAGTTGCTAGCTAAAGCCAAGTTAaggtcatgtttatgtattatgctgGTACTAAATCTTCTCAGTCACTAAGCTAATAAGTTTATCCTATAAAATCCACTCAAATCAGAGCCATCATATTCTGAGCACTAAAGTTGAGGTTAGAAagcatataatattaaaaaacaaacttaTTATACATCATATGACATACAGACCCCTTTAAATTTGGACTCGCTGATCTGAAAAGTTAGGTCTTCAGCAAGAAGATACCTTTTTTAATACTACGCCTAAAGATGTCCTTATAAGAACAAACAGAAGATGTGTTGCACAACTTTAAGgccaaaatatatttaaacagAACTGTGGAACTCGCATAGTTTAGCTCACATAAGATATTCACATTCTACTCAAGTCATAAGATATTCACCTGCTAGTATAACCTTATGTTAGggggaaagagagagaaaaaggaaaaagaataacAGGTGTAGCTGTTGCCTAGGTTATTAGAAAGTGTTGAGGAAGTCTTCGGGGGTCTTTCGCCATTATGTGCAGGATTTGAGTCCAAATTATCTCAACACTGTAATGCAACACCACCCCATAGtactaaaataacataattcagGCTAAAGAAATGAGCAATCTCACAGGACAGAGTATCCGTACAGTACATAACAGGGTGTTTGCCCTGTACCAAAAAGTTGGCTTTTGGAATCACTCCAAGAAAAATTATCACTCAAAAGAAGTTGCTttgtaaaaatacaatttagcATTGGATTCTATATTTTGGGGTCTACCCACTGCCCACGTGGTGAGATAGTTTCAAGTTAACAATTATTAATGTCTACAGGTGGTGGCGCACCCGGAATTTTATTATAAGCGGTTTCGAAATTTAAAGAAGTGAACAAATGAACCGatcgtgtgtgtgtgtacacacacacacacacatatatatataataaaaaaattaaaaaaagattcaGATCATATTAATGAACACAATTCAAGCACCTATTACCACCTCAAcagaatattatttttctatttcttcatcACGACTCCTGAAAATACTAAATTGCTGTTTTTCTATATTGGGAGGAGCTTCTGCTCAGTAGTTTAGGTTATTTTTGCTTCAGAGATTCACTGGTTTGAAACCACACAAcctttattttattcttctctTTAATACAGATACAGATGCCCAAAAATCTTACACAATGAGGTGTCGGGGTTGGACTCGAACCTAGACCTAGCTTCCATAAATGAAGTGCTCGGCCAGTAGCCTAAAGAAACAGGTTGTTAAGTAAAgtcatcaattttatttttgtttagcaTATTATTTATGTAGGTATTTAGGTGGTAATATTTTTCGACGAAGCAGTGTTGGATGACACCTGTTGAACTAAGGTGCCCAATAGCCTGTTCCGCCAAGCTTTTGGGAAGTGTCAAAAGTGCTTATTTTAGATAGAAAAAAAAGTGAGGTGTTTGGCCAAGCTCTTGGGAAAAAAATAAGTACTTCTTGAGAAGTAGCATAAGTTGTTTTTCACAAGGCCATAGGCTAAAAAACAGTGTAGTTTTTCTCCAAAATCACTTTTTTCGAAAAGTACTTTTAAGAAAAACACTTCCAAGCAAGTTTTCCCAAACTCTAATTGTTGCTCAAAAGTGTTTCTAAATCTATTGGTCAAACACAAACTGATTTTTaccaaaagtactttttttagAAGCACTTCTGAAGAAAACACTTCCCAAAATAAGCTGATTTTTAGAAGTTTGGCCAAACAAGTTATAAGTCCATCTACAGGGAAAAATATGAAAGCAAGATAATATTTGTTTTCCCTATATATTCACCTGCTCAGCAGCTCGACCTCCAAGAGTCATGCATGTCACATCAAATAGCTGTTCCTTAGTCATTAGAAGATTTTCATTAGGAACATACTGAGCAAATCCCAAGGCTGCTGTACCCCGAGGAACAATTGTCACTTTTAGTAATGGTTCTGCATGTTCCAAAAACCATCCAGCAACAGCATGACCAGATTCATGGTAGGCAACTGTCCGCCTCTCTAGCTTGCTTATGACCTGCAGAAAGCACACAGGAAAGTTTTGAGATGTGATGTATTCCGAAACAAAAGGAATTATTTACCCTTCAAACTTCACAACCCAACCTTGGACCAGAAAATTCTAACACTAGCCACATCATACTTCCCCAAAGTGAGCGTCCAaccaaatttcttttttaatgaaactgagaaaaagagagaaaataaaatggaCTACAATGTACAGAAAGGTCAATCTTTATTTTACCCACTACCCTCTCCATGCCATGTTGGTTCCATACTCATATCAAGTCAACAAGAAGCAGTTATAATGGTGTTGAAGTGGAGCATACCAATACTCTCCATAATGTTATTTcttgaacaaataaaaagtgCTCAATAACCAAAACAAAACTCTCCGAGAAAACATTATGGATATCCCTGGATGTAGCAGTGAAGGACCAAACAGTCACCACAGCTTCCAATTCAAACCCTTAAGGGAAGAGTTCTTACATTGAATATCTTCAGATCTATGATGCCTGCCAAAAGAATTTGGCTGACAGGATATTCAACAAATGGTCACTCCAGTTGTAACTGACTTGGGACACAGTAATAAAAGCAGCTATTCTTACTATACTGAATGGATATATATTGGATCCTTCCCACCAAAAAGAAACTAAATTTTCTACCTGCTACAAGGAGTTTCAGGCCTGGCCTTTAGAAGAGTATTTTGCACCCAATGATCATAAGTTTCTTGACAATTACAACATCATTTTTTATCAGGTTAAATACTTCATTGAATTTTCATAAACTTCCAACCAACCCCCACCTCACCCACACAAAAACAAAGGAGAGGAAGAGAAGCATAAGACATACTTGCCTAGTAATAAAGAAAACAGAGAAattccaaatttataatcagcTCAAACACTTGTAGgatttttatatcataatacCACTTCCTTCAAAGAAAGTAATAAAAACATCCTCTGATAATGCcctaatcacaattatatatgttttcCAGTAGCAACTGAGTGGTAGATCCGGGTTGGTTGGTCTGAAAAGTCATGGGAGAGGCACTAAGATTAAGATATTAGTAAATCACATAATATCCCCAGATATTCTTCtcattttaaattcaataaaaagtaAGCATATGTAAATCCAAGCAGTTCTCTCTTCCTTTTTATTTCGGCGATGAGTTGCATAAATCTAAACATTTCAAGCTGGAAACAATGTATTCCATAACCAAGATCCAGAACAACGCCATTATATGAAATGTCTAGTATTGAAAATGTGCTACATATCAATGAAAAGTAGATAATGAAGGGAAAAGCTGAGGATTGGATACCTTATTCTTCTTCTCAAGACCACCAATTACCCTATCTATGGCTGACTCAAAATGTTGCATTGTAATTATTGTGCTCTCATTCCTTGCTGCAATTAAAGCAGCTTCATTACAAACATTTGCAATGTCTGCTCCAGCAAATCCAGGTGTTAGAGCAGCAAGCCTCTGTGAATAAAAGGATGCCTCGTGGTCAAGTTTCAACTTGCTCAAATAAATCCTGAATATCTGATCACGGCCTTTTATGTCTGGTTTGTCTATGGTAATTTGACGATCAAATCGACCGGGTCTTAACAAGGCTTTGTCTAATATATCAGGTCTATTTGTGCCAGCAAGTATAACCACGCCAGATGTGGTGGCAAAACCGTCCATTTCAACAAGCAGTTGATTTAAAGTGCTTTCACGTTCATCATGTCCTCCTGAAAAGCCACCTCTTCCTCTTGCTCGACCAATGGCATCAATctcatcaataaaaattatactaGGTGCACACTGCCTTGCCTCCTGAAATAAGCTCCTAACTCTGGCTGGTCCAACGCCAACAAACATCTCCATAAAATCTGATCCAGAAATAGAGAGAAAAGGTACACCAGACTCTCCTGCTGTAGCTTTGGCCAGAAGTGTCTTCCCAGTCCCAGGAGGACCAACTAGAAGAGCACCCTTCGGAATTTTGGCTCCCAACAGCTCATATTTCTTCGGGTTTTTAAGGAAGTGGACGAACTCCATGATTTCTTGCTTTGCCTCGTCACATCCAGCCACATCTTTAAAGAAGACCTGTACCAAGGACGTGTCAACAGACTTTCCAAGAATTAATCATGAAATATCATGGCAAGTAGATATAGAGTTTAAAAACACCATCAATACTTCTGAATCTGCACCAAGTTTGAAATGTGCATGGTTAGAAACTTAGACTCACCTTATTCTTGGCATTTTTATCCATCTTTGTGAAATGCGCTTTGCCAATGTTAAATATTCCACGACCACCTTTTCCACCAGGGCCTCCAACACCCATCCCACCCTGCACTCTACGTCCCATAAAATAAAGGACAGCAAGAAGCAACACTGTTGGACCAAACCTCATCACTTCTTGGAACCAATTCAGTTCATCAACATATGTAACTGGAACATAATTATGAGGATCTATTCTTAACGCCTCCTGTGCTTCTTCAAGCTTCTCCTCAAATGACTCGACACTCCCAATGTTAAAGTAATATTTGTACAGGCTCGTATTTCTTCTATCATTTCGACCAGCTACAGGACCTTGAACAGCGACGTCACCAATTTGATCAGGACTAGGTGCAGAGCTTCTCACATAAACTTTGGCTACAGATTTGTTAGTAACAACAATCCTATCAACAAGACCAGCTTCAAGTAGCTTGTTTTTGAACTCTTGGAAGCTAATCTGAAAATGTATATTTAGGAAAGTTGTTGTGAGAAGAAAGAGAAGCAAGTTACAGAAGACAACAATAACTGAAGATAAGAGACCTGCCCCTTTAATTATATTCGCACCAGTTTTACTTATCTCATCAGTTAAacaatacatatatatgaaaGTCGGATGGTTTCATAAATTCACATTTATATCGTTACACTAAGAGAGAGACTTCATCAAAACATATGTTTGAGCAAGAAAGTATATGAAATAGGAACATAAAGCCTATGTATCATATAAGAACCCAAGTTTTTATATTACCAAAAAGACCATAATGGAAAACATGATCACGTCTTCAATAAATGTTACTCCTTCCATTTCAATTTATGTAGCTTGATTTGGAGGACGAGGATCAAACTAGCTAATGCTCGGTGTTGTAGTCGGACatagaatttttctttttcaattttttttacatattagaAGCaaataaaaagtactataaatcacaatagtaagttattcaaatattttggaAGTATTAGGAAAAAGTATGGTCAATGAGAATAACCTTTCACTCTCCAAATAGTAACTACGACATATAAATGTAACAATTGCAGACTGGAAATGTTTTCCTTAGACCAACAATCCAATATCTAGAAAAGGTTACCATACCCAATATTACTATCCGCTATCTACAAGCAAATGATCCCATGTAATGACTCAACCTAACAAAGTTGTCCATTCCTAATCATTTTCCATTACGactaatcaaattaaaaaagaaaaatcatattaacTGTGAAAATTTTAACTGCAAAGGTTCTATAGTCATAAAAGgggaatatttatatatatatatatatatatatatggaaaggTAAAAAAGTGCTATTGCTGCCATACATTTAACATCCTCTATCCAAGTGACTAATTATCTTACAGATGGCTGACTGTGCTTTTGTTTCCATTACAATTACTGTAGAGGTAAAATTGGTCTTCACATATATACTGAAATGTTTAAGATCAATTCTTCTTACAGGCCCTAAACTCATCCACTTCTAGTAAAAAGCAAAAGGTTTTTTGTTTGTGTGTGTGGGTGCATATCGCGTGGGTGGGGGCCTGAGGGGTTAGGGGGGAAAAAACTCTGTTTAAGCACTAACCTCCTGCTGCTCTCGAGGAGACATGAGGATAGATGACAGAATAAACCCAATAAATAATAAGGGTGCTAGTAAA
Coding sequences within it:
- the LOC101248035 gene encoding ATP-dependent zinc metalloprotease FTSH 8, mitochondrial; the encoded protein is MMLSRISRSISKASRSSIHKGVGYGVRSTVLDEVATGGACITRVDGGLGFVRTYLTLIGGGRRGLSKELDSVLASPRLRRFFCSEGPKRRNYENYYPKNKKEIPKANNNQKAESGKEEGSGEQGNPQENFIKLNYNLLAPLLFIGFILSSILMSPREQQEISFQEFKNKLLEAGLVDRIVVTNKSVAKVYVRSSAPSPDQIGDVAVQGPVAGRNDRRNTSLYKYYFNIGSVESFEEKLEEAQEALRIDPHNYVPVTYVDELNWFQEVMRFGPTVLLLAVLYFMGRRVQGGMGVGGPGGKGGRGIFNIGKAHFTKMDKNAKNKVFFKDVAGCDEAKQEIMEFVHFLKNPKKYELLGAKIPKGALLVGPPGTGKTLLAKATAGESGVPFLSISGSDFMEMFVGVGPARVRSLFQEARQCAPSIIFIDEIDAIGRARGRGGFSGGHDERESTLNQLLVEMDGFATTSGVVILAGTNRPDILDKALLRPGRFDRQITIDKPDIKGRDQIFRIYLSKLKLDHEASFYSQRLAALTPGFAGADIANVCNEAALIAARNESTIITMQHFESAIDRVIGGLEKKNKVISKLERRTVAYHESGHAVAGWFLEHAEPLLKVTIVPRGTAALGFAQYVPNENLLMTKEQLFDVTCMTLGGRAAEQVLIGKISTGAQNDLEKVTKMTYAQVAVYGFSDKVGLLSFPQRDDGFEMSKPYSSKTAAIIDTEVREWVSKAYDRTVQLIEKHKEHVAQIAELLLEKEVLHQEDLVRVLGERPFKSHEPTNYDIFKQGFEEENKETKVNPENKTVEDNGSPPVVPEVVPL